Proteins from a genomic interval of Macaca mulatta isolate MMU2019108-1 chromosome 18, T2T-MMU8v2.0, whole genome shotgun sequence:
- the LOC144336595 gene encoding ERV-BabFcenv provirus ancestral Env polyprotein-like, with protein MQLGSLTLTLVALVAAGEITKPAHNPFVWRFWLYENRTHPGQPHKPGKLLASADCPSSGCNSPILLNFTGFQIAKPMTPIICFEFDQTKYNCKHYWWHQNAGCPYNYCNIHRPRYWGERKQLDPKWPFYRRRDRDFPYTWIVRDPWNSRWTTPQHGAVYYSPSSTWPSSHLYLWQGLVQVLPLVHGNIQRQENRLTQDLRPFSWLKLLQEGLELANLTGLHSLSGCFVCATLGRPPLTAVPLPWGPSTFAQANNLRNHSYAPILNVPLYLNPSQEKFPYCFSGTNSSLCSITATPPNITLRAPSGIFFWYNGTLSKNLPSPSVNNLLCLPVTLVPQLTLLTAGEFLGYTGNWTSAVIHPDPRPRPARAIFLPLIAGISLTASFIAAGLAGGALGHTLIESNKLYQQFAVAMEESAESLVSLQRQHTSLAQGEI; from the exons atgcagttaggtagtctaaccctaacgttagtcgccctagtggccgctggagaaatcacaaaaccagctcataatccctttgtctggagattctggctttatgaaaaccgaacccaccctgggcaacctcataagcccggaaaattattggccagtgctgattgcccttcctcagggtgcaacagcccaattctactaaattttactggttttcaaatagccaaacctatgacaccaataatatgctttgagtttgatcagactaaatacaattgtaaacactattggtggcaccaaaatgctggctgtccttataactattgtaacatccacagaccccgttattggggagagagaaaacagttagACCCTAAATGGCCCTTCTATCGTAGACGGGATAGAGACTTTCCATATACCTggatagttagagacccctggaactcccgctggaccacacctcaacatggggctgtatactactccccctcctccacatggcctagcagtcacctctatctgtggcaaggcctagtgcaagtactgcccctggtccacgggaatatccaacgacaggaaaacagactaacacaagacttacgtcctttctcctggttaaagttattacaagaaggactagaacttgctaaccttacaggacttcatagcctgtctggctgcttcgTGTGCGCCACTCTAGGGCGTCCACCGCTAACAgctgtccctctgccatggggaccctctacctttgcccaagctaacaacctccgAAACCACTCGTATGCTCCTATCCTGAAcgtgcccctatacctaaaccccagtcaggagaagtttccctactgtttctcaggaaccaattccagcctctgcagcatcactgcaacgccccctaatatcaccttaagggctccatcaggcatattcttctggtataatggaaccttatctaagaacctacctagtccttctgttaataacctactgtgtctccctgtcacattagttccccagttgactctactaactgctggcgagttcctagggtataccggtaactggactagtgctgttattcacccagaccctagaccaagacctgcacgagccatatttctccccctcattgcaggaatctccctcactgcatccttcattgcggccggactggcggggggagccctaggtcacaccctcatagaaagtaacaagttataccaacaatttgccgttgctatgGAGGAGTCCGCTGAGTCCCTTgtctcccttcagcggcagcacacgtccctagctcag gGAGAGATTTGA